One window of the Perca fluviatilis chromosome 5, GENO_Pfluv_1.0, whole genome shotgun sequence genome contains the following:
- the LOC120559673 gene encoding NUAK family SNF1-like kinase 1, which produces MGRREAHSRGAMNTSDRSELGCLRNATSSGHRAGEESPRLGSADKWQRNSDTERVGPAPTATAPMEVKKHQHKHNLKHRYEVMETLGKGTYGKVKKAVERASLKTVAIKSIRKEHITDDLDRIHIQREIEITASLRHSNIIRFYEVFESRDKIVIVMEYASRGELYDYIQERGRLPETEARGIFRQITSAVHFCHKNGVVHRDLKLENILLDQDFNVKLADFGLSNHFRRGTLLQTYCGSPLYAAPEIVKGLPYHGPEVDCWALGVLLYALVYSSMPFDGASHTTLTEQISQGRYRRPNPPSDACALIDWLLTVRVDERATIEDVANHWWVNWGFEESVCDCPSSPHQECPSPLLARYIDWQNRVAATSNMTVDPGCLSSDSSRPAQLSPHPFYFSLPLKSDHAGGGGGGGGRVRGGMSSLRKSRKENTIPQTALGACGGASSAAISSTSTIERKKPKGILKPHRSFDSVFHSPPKENSSSQSCNAAPQPFRTHTLTHTHADVLSTSLPAPSTFSQPSSKMPKKGILKNLYGGESGYGSTSDRRNPGSEVKEGGDAGDLCSNKPHTCLPAAEDSPTMRTEAVRRRKGILKRNGKFSRSLDLPDDHRSAHTIFPEALQQLLQATGGAEERHSRPSSVVSEDSLFSSDSFDLLDLSTQSRRRIFSQRMQHSACSSEEDLEQLSAEADRVGEDGEG; this is translated from the exons ATGGGCAGACGTGAGGCACACAGCAGAGGCGCAATGAACACAAGCGACCGCTCCGAGCTCGGTTGTCTGCGGAACGCGACATCCAGCGGCCACCGTGCCGGTGAGGAGTCCCCGAGGCTGGGCAGCGCGGATAAGTGGCAGAGGAACTCCGACACGGAGAGGGTGGGCCCGGCACCGACTGCCACAGCACCGATGGAAGTGAAGAAGCACCAGCACAAACACAACTTGAAACACCGCTATGAGGTGATGGAGACTCTGGGGAAAGGCACCTATGGCAAAGTGAAGAAGGCGGTAGAAAGAGCAAGCCTGAAGACG GTGGCGATCAAGTCGATCCGTAAAGAGCACATCACTGACGACCTGGACAGAATTCACATCCAGAGAGAGATCGAGATCACCGCCTCGCTCAGGCACTCCAACATCATACGCTTCTACGAGG TATTTGAGAGCCGGGATAAGATTGTGATAGTGATGGAGTATGCCAGCAGGGGAGAGCTGTACGATTACATCCAGGAGAGGGGGAGACTGCCTGAAACAGAGGCCAGAGGCATCTTCCGACAAATCACATCTGCTGTCCACTTCTGCCACAAG AACGGTGTTGTGCATCGAGACCTCAAGCTGGAGAACATCCTTTTAGATCAAGATTTCAATGTTAAG CTGGCAGACTTCGGTCTTTCCAATCATTTCCGGAGGGGCACTCTGTTGCAGACGTACTGTGGAAGTCCGCTCTACGCTGCCCCGGAGATAGTGAAAGGATTGCCCTACCATGGGCCAGAG GTGGACTGCTGGGCGCTGGGGGTGTTGCTGTATGCCCTGGTGTACAGCAGCATGCCATTCGATGGGGCCAGCCATACCACACTCACAGAGCAGATCAGCCAAGGTCGCTACCGCAGACCGAACCCCCCCTCAG ACGCCTGTGCTCTTATCGACTGGTTGTTGACAGTGCGTGTGGACGAGAGGGCAACGATAGAGGACGTGGCCAACCACTGGTGGGTGAACTGGGGTTTtgaagagagtgtgtgtgactgcCCTTCATCTCCACACCAAGAATGCCCCTCCCCCCTGCTGGCTCGCTACATCGACTGGCAGAACCGGGTCGCAGCTACCAGCAACATGACCGTTGACCCAGGGTGCCTATCCTCGGACTCCTCCCGTCCAGCCCAGCTCTCTCCCCACCCCTTTTACTTCAGCTTACCTCTGAAGAGCGATcatgcaggaggaggaggaggaggaggaggaagggtaCGTGGAGGAATGTCAAGTCTGAGGAAGTCACGCAAGGAGAATACAATTCCCCAGACCGCACTGGGAGCTTGTGGTGGTGCCTCCTCCGCTGCGATTTCCTCCACTTCCACCATTGAAAGAAAGAAACCCAAAGGTATTCTGAAACCCCACAGGAGTTTTGACTCAGTCTTTCATAGCCCTCCCAAAGAAAACTCTTCCTCACAATCGTGTAACGCTGCTCCCCAGCCTTTTCGAACACATACACTTACCCACACACATGCTGATGTCCTGTCCACCAGCCTTCCAGCTCCCTCTACATTCAGTCAGCCCTCATCCAAAATGCCCAAGAAGGGAATACTGAAGAACTTGTATGGAGGGGAGTCGGGTTATGGCTCAACTTCAGACAGAAGGAATCCTGGATCAGAAGTTAAAGAGGGGGGTGATGCAGGTGATTTGTGCTCCAACAAACCACACACTTGTCTCCCAGCGGCAGAAGACAGCCCCACCATGCGCACAGAGGCGGTAAGAAGAAGGAAGGGGATTCTGAAACGTAACGGCAAGTTCTCTCGCAGTCTGGATCTTCCTGATGACCACCGCTCAGCCCACACAATATTCCCCGAGGCTCTGCAGCAGCTCCTCCAGGCTACAGGAGGTGCCGAGGAGCGCCACAGCCGCCCCTCCAGTGTGGTGAGCGAGGATAGCCTCTTCTCCTCTGATTCTTTTGACCTACTAGACCTCAGCACCCAATCACGGCGCAGGATTTTCTCCCAGCGGATGCAGCACAGCGCCTGCAGCTCTGAGGAGGACCTGGAGCAGCTGAGCGCTGAGGCAGACAGAGTTGGTGAAGATGGAGAAGGATAG
- the LOC120559674 gene encoding kelch repeat and BTB domain-containing protein 12-like translates to MDDPVLDSSAQAEHGLLLLRQLERMRAAEELTDVVLLAEGIPFACHKVVLSAFSPYFQAMFTCGLKETQGGEVPLKDTPAESLELLLDYMYTAELPLCNDNIQGVAAAAFLLHVDGAFRLCQSHMEACMDPSNCVGLYHWARDLGAASLADCTLRYLCQHFSQACEEEEVLELDAQRLGDLLGSDDLNISQEEVVLELVLRWVERRRGDSQSEAQAVELLRRVRLELVDPGFLRKARRRNPVLLRDAECFGMIDAALQTSGLCEMSAPPRPALRYGMETTDLLLCLGGVNKEGVPARRGGLADLSFCFAPHGRRTYYIPSPLRGCGGMGQITAGVVTRDNNIVVAIEAEDQHRMKRVDIYRYDNSEENSWVELCSTVYRDMYALGLLGDALYMIGGQMKLRNHYIITDSVERWSLKRGGSWLSFAPLPLPLACHCTVSLKEHLYVLGGWTPQHQPDDEPDKLSNRVFQFDPGKDRWTERARMKYSRYRCGTAVLNGEIYILGGIGCDGEDRGQSRRCLSSVEIYNPDTDTWRAGPTLPTSLLTLRTNASNIGAVEGKLYLCGYYKGAGRHEIITKEILQMDPADNVWTVVERRAAVHDSYDVCLVANLNPRDLFTP, encoded by the exons ATGGATGATCCAGTGCTGGACTCATCTGCTCAGGCAGAACATGGTTTACTTCTGCTCAGGCAGCTAGAGAGGATGAGGGCAGCTGAGGAGCTCACTGATGTGGTGCTTCTGGCAGAGGGGATCCCCTTTGCTTGCCACAAGGTGGTGCTGTCTGCTTTCAGCCCGTACTTCCAG GCCATGTTTACATGTGGGCTGAAGGAGACCCAGGGAGGAGAGGTACCTCTTAAAGACACACCTGCTGAGAGCCTGGAGCTGCTACTGGACTACATGTACACAGCTGAACTCCCACTTTGCAACGACAACATCCAGGGAGTGGCTGCTGCTGCCTTCCTGCTCCATGTAGATGGAGCCTTCAG GTTGTGTCAGAGTCACATGGAGGCCTGTATGGACCCTTCCAACTGTGTCGGTCTGTACCACTGGGCCAGAGACCTAGGGGCCGCAAGTCTGGCTGACTGTACCTTGAGATACCTCTGCCAACACTTTTCACAG GCTTGTGAGGAGGAAGAAGTGCTGGAGCTGGATGCCCAAAGACTTGGGGATCTGCTGGGTTCAGATGACCTCAACATATCGCAGGAGGAGGTTGTGCTGGAGCTGGTGCTGCGTTGGGTGGAGAGGCGAAGGGGGGACTCCCAAAGCGAAGCCCAGGCTGTGGAGTTACTCAGGCGTGTCCGGCTGGAACTTGTGGACCCTGGATTCCTCCGTAAAGCCAGGAGGAGAAACCCG GTGCTACTAAGGGATGCTGAGTGCTTTGGAATGATTGACGCTGCTCTCCAGACCTCAGGTCTCTGTGAGATGTCAGCTCCACCTCGGCCGGCCCTTCGTTACGGCATGGAGACCACCGACCTGCTGCTCTGCTTGGGTGGGGTGAATAAGGAGGGGGTGCCTGCCCGCCGTGGAGGACTTGCTGACCTTAGTTTTTGCTTTGCCCCCCATGGTAGAAGGACTTACTACATCCCCTCTCCACTGAGGGGCTGTGGAGGTATGGGGCAGATCACAGCTGGGGTAGTGACACGAGACAACAACATAGTGGTGGCCATAGAAGCAGAAGACCAACACAGGATGAAGAGGGTGGATATCTACAG GTACGATAATTCGGAAGAGAACAGCTGGGTGGAGCTGTGCTCCACAGTATACAGGGACATGTATGCTTTAGGGCTGTTAGGTGATGCCCTGTATATGATAGGAGGTCAGATGAAATTGCGTAATCACTACATTATCACAGACAGTGTGGAGAGATGGTCGCTGAAGAGAGGAGGCAGCTGGCTCAGCTTTGCCCCTCTGCCTCTCCCCTTAGCCTGCCACTGCACCGTCAGCCTGAAGGAGCATCTCTATGTGCTGGGGGGCTGGACGCCACAG CACCAGCCAGATGATGAGCCTGACAAGCTGAGTAACcgtgtgtttcagtttgacccCGGCAAGGACAGGTGGACTGAGCGTGCCAGGATGAAGTACTCCAGGTACCGCTGTGGCACAGCTGTCCTCAACGGAGAAATCTACATACTAG GTGGTATAGGTTGTGATGGAGAGGATCGTGGACAATCACGTCGCTGTCTGAGCTCTGTGGAGATCTATAACCCAGACACAGACACCTGGAGGGCGGGCCCGACCCTGCCCACTTCTTTACTCACGCTCCGAACCAACGCCTCCAATATAGGAGCAGTGGAGGGCAAGCTCTACCTGTGTGGATACTACAAGGGGGCCG GCCGTCATGAGATCATCACCAAGGAGATTTTGCAAATGGACCCTGCAGACAATGTGTGGACGGTGGTGGAAAGACGAGCAGCCGTGCACGACAGCTATGACGTCTGTCTGGTGGCTAACCTCAATCCTCGAGACCTCTTCACACCCTAA